The genomic segment taattctcaaaaagataaaattaacttacatttaaaatctgaggtaaaaattagttaacaatcaatatattttaactaagttggtctaaacaaaaggttaaatagacttgttgatatgtaaaattctctattaccttctctattagaaatggtagatcgcacaatggctatgctaattattctcatgcctgaggtttcctttcctgcacacagctagggtgtgtctccatcttgaatgggtgtaacaaaaggttaaaaagacgttgttgatatgtaaaagtctcaaattccttctctattagtaattttagattgtgctgtggttatgctaataagttttgtttcatagtaagtaaattgcagccagctgcctttgggactctaggccgttcccctcccccatgcaaatgtccatcgagacaagtacgccccccagaggcaagaaatgtttttttaagctgataaagttttgcccacagaggcaaaacatggccccctcaggccttcccttggcagcacactggttcttgttacttgcttacatgcttctccatgtttgtgccagtttcttttttaaaaaatgcctgtacaatataggtttctgttcaccctacacccttgatactgtagtcatttagttaaaaagaaaagggagaattgttgtatgctttacattgggttgttctagctctcccccgccaagaaaattggatcagtcctgctaatttcgcgggcctgcttggccctgcccaaAAGAACCccgggagggttccagagttgcagagttgcagagttggagagtgcttggcgccatcgcgggggaaagaggcagcagagttctgtttggtgattagtttgccttagtttataaatcattgttcttgaataaagaaatacagcttccctgcccagccgtatgtctctggtcatttctgttacccgcccgtgaagctagcccagccagctggagcctccgaattttaacaacaaatgaagctagcccggccagctggagcatccgaattttaacaacaaataataaccacaacaatgataaaacaaccagggcaacaaaaggggaaaaagcctccagtctggcggtgggaattgtgtgaagctgtatccctcttatactatggttttgtcagtgtttcctttttataaattaaaattaaaaaaaaaagcatccaggagcagtggattcatggtgcaggcactgagccccagcagtaaccctggaggcaaaattaaaaaaaaaaaagtaaactttctTCACCTGCTAAAGGACGTCCATATGATACTGTGCAACATTCAGTCACAAAAACTTGACAAATTCTTTCTGCTTTTGGGactaaagaaagaaatgcatagttactttttttttctcagttgtttGGGAGTTTTAGCcagaatgggaaagaaaaaaatctggggaTGGGCATATTGTGTAGTGGTGCTGTGTAAGTCTTGCATGCAAGAGGTTCCCAATTTAATTCCCAGCACAGctaaaagccagaactgagtactgCTAGGGTCAGCggtaaagaaggaaaagaaaagcactAAAAGATACTAAATATGGTGAATAAACTGTGCCTGTTGCCAAGATGATGTAGACCCAGATGCCCACTGGCAGATGAGTAGCTATGAATGTGTGGTCTGTATACTCAGTGAAATGCTTCTCAGCTGTTCAATATGATGAACTGATCTCATCGGCCTCATCTTGGATTACTTGACAGAATCATACTGAGTGAGATAGAACAGGGGCTTTGTAGTgacatgcctggttgagtgcacatgttactatgggcaaagacctagattcaagccctgtTCAAAATCTGTAAGGAGGATACTTCACAgctcacaggtgtctgtctttctctctccatcgctagctctacctcctctcttaatttacttcttctctatcaaattaagaaacaccaaagtaaaagactctgggatgggtggcagggggagagttcaggtcctagaacaggacagcagaggacctagtggggggttgtattattatgtggaaaacgaagaaatgctatgcatgtacaaactattgtatttaccattgactgtaaaacatcaatcccccaataaagaaatttttaaaagaaagaagaaaaatgggtatctggagcagtggatttgtctttCAAACACCGAGCTATACAAAATAGGagataggtaaagagagagagagagagatggggggccaGCTGATAGCACAATAGTTCcgcagaagagagaagaggggggagtgcAAATATGAAATAATCTTACACACAGGTGGATCTTCAGAAAGAAAtcacaaagaggaaataaaaccaACAAGGTGAACCATGGAGTGGGTGtgatgtattgcaacaaagcaaaaaacTCTTGGGAAgcttagaaaagaaagggagagatggagagttgGTGGTGTCCTGTGCATGACGTTGGAAAATGTCCTAGGTTGTGGgacagagtgttttgcagacactgttttttccctccagggttattgctggtgcttattgctggcactaccaatccactgctcctggaggccattttccttctttctttcttattggacagagagaaattgagagtagggcaagatagagggggagaaagacagagagatacctgcagacctgcttcactgcttgtgaattgactccacTGAAGGTGAGAGGgcaggggcctcaaactgggatccttgctctagtCCTCGTGCTTCATAATATGTGCAcctaacttggtgtgccaccacccagccccctgtttcaCAGACACCTGTAATGAAGAGTTTAAAAAAtcttacccatgtgtcagcaatggTGTTGTTACACattagccaccccccccccataaagtgaTAAGGAAAAACAGGGGAAGGAGAGCAAAGTAGTGCAGGTTCCAACCATGGCAGCCCTGTGATAGAGCACTGCACTGGGCTCTGTCTCCATGAGAATGAAAAGCAAGACAGCAGCATGGTGTGTGTGAAAGAAATCTGAGCGCTGATTTTTCAAGTTACCAAGACATTGAAACTGAAGAGAGTCTGCAGGTCCTGTGACTAAACAGAACCGATCTGGGGAGCCATCTTAGATGCAGGGAATGGAGCCTGCATGTGCAAGGGCCATAGAGGTAAATCCCACCATTTTTCTCAAATAGAGTCAGTAGTATTGTGTTGCAAATTGCAAGTGGCCAAGAAAGAACATCTTAAAACTTCTCAATGAGTGAAAAGAAATTTTGCATTTTTTATAGTAATGCACGATAAGTACACTATTATAATCATTTTACATGTATACATAGATCTGATTGTTATATTGTGGAGCTAGACAGAATACACTTAAGTCATCAAGTCTGAAAAATAAGCGTGTTTAACTGAAGAAGTCCACCCCTATATACTTCAACTTAAACTGAAGGAAAACTCTGTATGCCACTATTTATTGTACTAAAAATAGGATATTAGCTCAAATTACCATTTACTGGATGATGGTGCATTTACAGCACTTTCCCCAACAGGATTTTAGGAAAACAATTATTCGTTTCTCAGTATAGATTAACATCAAAGGGCTGAAGGAGGCATAGCCATAGCTCACAAGCTTCTGGAAACTTAAAATAACTGAACCATTGCTCCACAGCATTCCTAAGGAGAAGGAGGACAAAACAGAATCCAAACAGTACACGCCCACAAATAAAGCCATGAGCAGCAGGATGGTCTGGGTGGCACTGACTTCTGGAGATGCTCTGGGGGAAAGGCTGGTGCTGTGAAGATGCTGAGTCTGCTTCCTGTGCCTGCATAGGAGAGTCGCCATGTACCCACTAGCCAGGCCCATGAGGACAACAAGGACGGCATCCAACAAGGTCTTGAGTGAGGCAAATAGGTGTTGAATGAAATAGCTCAGGGGTGGAAGTGAGCAAGTGTCATCGACAACCCCAGTAGCAGCTGTGGTGTGGTTAAAGGAAGACACAACTGAGAGTATTCGAGGACTAGGGAACATACTGAAAGCCCAGAGGAAGCAGAAAGAATACAGGACACGTTGTGAGGATTGGGGTTTGAATTTAGCCAGACAAGAGCTTCTGGGGCTGAGGGTGATGGCCTGGAGGATGCTCAGCTGGCAGGTGGTGAGAATGGACAGTTGCCTGGTCATCCTGTTCATATACAAAGTAGACATAAGACTGAAGTTATTGATAACATCCTGGGACCAAAACTTGTTTGTGGCTATAACACCCCCAGTGAGAAGCATAATGGTTTGGACAAAGGCCAGGTGACCAGTGGCCAGGTCAGTAGGTCTGGGTCTGGACTGGAGAAGGAAGATGAGGGTGTGAAAGAGAAGAAGGATGATATTAGCTGAGATCCCAATGCCAATCTCAGAGTAAAAGATGTATCTTAAAACATTAAGAATGAAATCTTGCTGCTGGCGCTCATCTTTATGTGGGAAAACCACGCAGTTGTAGTCTGAGAAAGAAGCCAGTAAAAAAAGTCATCTCATCATCAACATCGCCAGCTTCAATCATCTCAAGCCGCAGGACTGCTGCTGTCAACCAACTTGTGGTTCAATCCTgatgctgcctctttccctccaGTGCTCAAGTCGTCCTCACACCCCCTGGGTgccatccccaccccctccctgctccACTATGGGGGGGATATGCTGTACTTCCGAGTCGAACAGAGCCTCCCATCTCCtctaaaagaaaaatgtgaattttatgggatgcttttctttatctctctttctttctttctttctttctctctctctctctctctctctctctctctctctttctctctttctttttttatgaagcTGAGGTTATAAAactggccattttctttctttgcttttgtaTCATTTGCtttgaggagaggaaggaggggagaaggaggaggatacaTTTTAATATCAGTTATAATGTAAGGACTCACATCTTGTTGAATCAGAACAAGGAAACTACTTAAGTGTAGACATAAGACATTCCTAGTTATAGAGTGCCTCCTTTATAATGATGGGCAGAGTCCTCATTTCCTAGTACTATCTTTTTCTaatactgttttattttcttcaagatggaatcttttctctgaaaaagaaggaaagctcatttttttttctaacacaaataaaaattacaaataacTAGTGCATGCCGTCTGTCATCTACCTGACACTGAACCAGGAGGGGTGGCATTCAAACAGCAGGCGTCCCATCAGCAGGGAGTGGCCCTTACCGTGATAGGACAAGTAGTACGACTGCTCTGCAGGACACATGTGCTGGAGCAATGTCATCTGCAGAATCAGGAAGGGAACAATGGAGAAGAAATATGGTGCAGGTAATAAAAGCAAAATCATTGCCCTCATCACCATCTAACAATAGTGCTGTATACAGAGCATTTGTGAAATAGGCAAATCCAggagaatgttttaaaaaatcataaatcaTATGAATAATAGGTAGGTACTTTTTATAAAATGGTTGTAATAGTTTATATATTTCAAGTGTTATAAATTAGAGCTCAAGTGGCTCCTAAATGATGGATATTATTGTGTCAACATTCTCTGAGATAAGTCAAAAGTAGTGTCATTATTATTTCCAAGCAATGAAATGGGAGTCCCCTTAGATACTTGGTTGCAAATATTATGCACTGGATTTTGGGAACTCCAAGCACACAGAAAAGCATTGAGTTCTATGGTTGAAAGGTAGGTGAAATCAGTAGACTGGATTTCTTGCTAGACAGTTTTCACTatcctcccttaaaaaaaaaaaaaagtatttcacatttctttcttctttcataatAAATTCATAGTACAATATAGTTTGCAAGAAAATCTGAAATAGCCAAGCAGTACAGTTcagagcacgtgtgtgtgtgtgtgtgtgtgtgtgtgtgtgtgtgtgtgtgtgtgtgtgtgtcagattcTTATAGGCTTGGACATATTAATTATTAATGAATGGAAGGGgtaattttaaaagcaaaagtaaatgaagaaataatacaGAAGAGAAATCATCTTTCTCCTCACCAAATAATACTAGCAACAAATTCAGTTCTATACTAGACAGGCAggacacatcttttttttcttcagtacaCTTGTTTTTACCCTCATTTTACTGAATGAAAATACACAAACTCTAGAATACATGTTTAAGTGATATCAACAATACCTGGAAATTTGTGCATTTAATTGCGGGACAGCAAAAGTATCTATGAAAGAATTCTTGTATTGCTATTTAGGAGTGACAAGTAAAAACTGTTAACAAAATGaagtaggctgggggtatggattgacctgccattgTCTATATCCAGcaaacaagcaattacagaagccagaccttccaccttctgcaccccataaagaattttggtccatactcccagagagggataagaaacagggaagcttccaatggaggggatgggacatggaactttggtggtgggaatatgtGGGATCGCatccctgttgtcttacaatcttgttaataattattaaatctctaataaaatttttaaaaactatcaacaaaacaatgattttaacatGTAATTTCATCTTAATTTCTTCTTAGAGACCAAGTTGCCAGAATTCTGAGATGTAATTCAATAGCAGAGACCTGGTTTCAACCTATTTTGTACACTTGATAAAGCAGGTGACCCATCTTGCAGATTCATCATTTTATTCTGAAATTATATGTTTAAATAGCAAAAACTACAAAGGCATTTACTATAGGATAATTATACTTTATAAAAGTCAGCCCTATAAGATAATTCTACTTTGTAAACATAGGATAATCCTGTTATAGCAAAACAAAACTAAGTATATTTGATAAAAACTCAGAGCTAATACTTCTCCTTATGAGTGATATGAGTTAGATGGTGTTCAGTATAAATCAAGAGACAATAGAATGCTTGTCAGAATGCAAAAGTACTGAAGATATACATGTTACTTTATACATAgaataaatgtatttttctgtattttactAGGGGATTATAATTTTTAAGATTCTAAGATAACAGAAGTGTAGTTCCAcatccttcccaccaccagagttctgtgccctgaCCATCCCAATCATAATCATCTTAGTTCTAGGGTCAAAAAATGTGGattaactaatttttttcaattcatgtgttttaattctctatattccacatgtgagtgaaatcacATGACAGTTGTCCTTAGCTTCTTTATATAAGTCCATGAAATGAATgggttaaaacattttttaaaactactgcatttagggagttggtcggtagcacagcaggttaagtgcacatggcagtgcaaagtgcaaggaccggtataaggatcctggtttgagcccccagctcctcacttgcaggggagt from the Erinaceus europaeus chromosome 21, mEriEur2.1, whole genome shotgun sequence genome contains:
- the LOC132535335 gene encoding vomeronasal type-1 receptor 90-like; translation: MEEVKVRAEINEIEKNNEMRADSLEGTAKVLRGPIRHCYLWKRPVNPYVDYGKLQWLPIVVGDYNCVVFPHKDERQQQDFILNVLRYIFYSEIGIGISANIILLLFHTLIFLLQSRPRPTDLATGHLAFVQTIMLLTGGVIATNKFWSQDVINNFSLMSTLYMNRMTRQLSILTTCQLSILQAITLSPRSSCLAKFKPQSSQRVLYSFCFLWAFSMFPSPRILSVVSSFNHTTAATGVVDDTCSLPPLSYFIQHLFASLKTLLDAVLVVLMGLASGYMATLLCRHRKQTQHLHSTSLSPRASPEVSATQTILLLMALFVGVYCLDSVLSSFSLGMLWSNGSVILSFQKLVSYGYASFSPLMLIYTEKRIIVFLKSCWGKCCKCTIIQ